The following coding sequences are from one Virgibacillus necropolis window:
- a CDS encoding CotY/CotZ family spore coat protein, whose protein sequence is MGCYKEGEMIKPKHSSDDCVCDVVRNIVKAQDQVADNICSSSCYRSIQQLRGKGNGLQNTTIPFILYCSGTCKPFIGSGVFQAPLDTNAETFFGCIETPIFRAKQFVENNDCCVKLELLLPISEGYQVKSYHMDNVSKVCSFFSEDDPVTDFMATGICLTVNLEHFLGITCLDPIIPK, encoded by the coding sequence ATGGGTTGTTATAAAGAAGGGGAAATGATTAAACCGAAACACTCCTCTGATGATTGCGTATGTGACGTAGTAAGAAATATTGTTAAGGCACAGGATCAAGTGGCAGATAACATCTGTTCGTCCAGCTGTTATCGTTCCATTCAACAATTACGAGGAAAAGGAAATGGACTTCAAAATACAACTATTCCCTTTATTCTTTATTGTAGTGGCACTTGTAAACCATTTATAGGGAGCGGAGTATTTCAGGCCCCTTTAGACACAAACGCAGAAACTTTCTTTGGGTGTATAGAGACACCAATTTTTCGGGCTAAACAATTTGTTGAAAACAATGACTGCTGTGTAAAACTGGAATTACTGTTACCTATTTCAGAGGGATACCAAGTTAAATCATATCACATGGATAATGTTAGTAAGGTGTGCTCATTTTTCTCAGAAGATGATCCAGTTACAGATTTTATGGCTACTGGCATATGTTTAACAGTTAATTTAGAACACTTTCTTGGTATTACATGTTTAGACCCTATTATTCCAAAATAA
- a CDS encoding glycosyltransferase family 2 protein: MLKDLTAILVHYSDQAILHKALFSLKKLDSSLESVMVFQEQNMSLNMDHGCDWFDKIQFIPIAHNDLGEMLNNIIYKLTTPYVLILHDTDYLSPAISIESLKLFHSEIILGILYRNRNTIIHHPLLIRTSFLKKEKFLSNHQLPFKEAFFPAWLSTKEISPKLFKEGLVKQGRKNNSANIKEKQKFIQKYQLKKVKTEHPTISVLMSNYNMGKYVETAVASCLLQNERIEQILIMDDGSTDNSHKLLQRWADGKQVKVFNKKNGGKAKALNDVLSHVKTDFILELDADDWLDPDAVFVIKKHLSDLPKDIAVLYGNLRKWKQVEGDVLFKGVTQGVAINGKAELLSYRFPLGPRIYRTSFLKEEGGFPVVEFENGRLYEDVSVLNRLIKNFRFCYHDFTVYNVREHNESITKNNDSKWNDFLETLNPN; encoded by the coding sequence ATGTTGAAAGATTTAACCGCAATTCTTGTTCATTATTCCGATCAGGCAATATTGCATAAAGCTTTATTCTCTTTAAAAAAACTTGACTCTAGTTTAGAATCCGTTATGGTTTTTCAAGAGCAAAATATGTCTTTAAATATGGATCATGGATGTGATTGGTTTGACAAGATTCAATTTATTCCTATTGCACATAACGATCTGGGGGAAATGTTGAACAATATTATCTATAAGCTAACCACTCCTTATGTATTAATTCTTCATGATACAGACTACCTTTCTCCTGCTATAAGTATCGAGTCCCTTAAACTTTTTCATTCCGAAATAATTTTGGGGATCCTCTATCGTAATCGAAACACCATTATCCATCATCCTTTACTAATTCGCACATCGTTTCTTAAAAAGGAAAAATTTTTGTCAAACCACCAGCTGCCATTCAAGGAGGCTTTTTTTCCTGCCTGGCTTTCAACTAAAGAGATTTCTCCCAAATTGTTTAAAGAAGGTCTAGTGAAGCAAGGAAGGAAGAATAATTCCGCTAATATTAAAGAAAAGCAAAAATTTATTCAAAAATATCAACTGAAAAAAGTCAAAACGGAACACCCAACAATTTCCGTTTTAATGTCAAATTATAATATGGGGAAGTATGTTGAAACTGCCGTTGCTTCTTGCCTCCTGCAAAATGAACGGATAGAACAAATATTAATTATGGATGATGGATCAACGGATAACTCCCATAAACTATTACAACGATGGGCTGATGGGAAACAAGTGAAAGTATTCAATAAAAAAAATGGTGGGAAAGCAAAGGCTTTGAACGATGTATTATCACACGTTAAGACTGACTTTATATTGGAACTTGATGCGGATGATTGGCTTGACCCTGATGCTGTTTTCGTTATTAAAAAGCATTTATCAGATCTTCCTAAGGATATTGCTGTATTGTACGGTAATCTCAGAAAGTGGAAACAGGTAGAAGGGGACGTTCTTTTTAAAGGGGTTACTCAAGGGGTTGCCATCAACGGAAAAGCCGAATTACTGTCTTATCGTTTTCCCCTTGGACCAAGAATATACCGAACTTCATTTTTAAAAGAAGAGGGGGGATTTCCAGTGGTTGAGTTTGAAAATGGGAGGCTTTATGAAGACGTAAGTGTGTTGAATCGATTAATAAAAAACTTCCGGTTTTGTTATCATGATTTTACTGTTTATAATGTACGGGAACACAATGAGAGCATCACGAAAAATAACGACTCGAAGTGGAATGACTTTTTAGAAACGTTAAATCCTAACTGA
- a CDS encoding DegT/DnrJ/EryC1/StrS family aminotransferase, protein MPNNEFSQIPMVDLKEELRLIRSPILETLTEVLDSGEYIFGEKGEKLENLVAQYAGASYGLGVANGTDALQLSLKALNIGPGDEVITTPFTFFATGEAIAQVGAKPIFVDIEEETYNIDPSKIEEALTQNTKAIIVVHLYGQVAKMNEIMKIAKTNNVRVIEDACQAIGTEYNGKRVGAIGDIGCFSFFPSKNLGAFGDAGLVVTNQRLLYEKVSKLRNHGSEKKYHHSSIGMNSRLDEIQAAILLVKLNYLDTFLGKRIEIAKRYTENFINLLKAPPISEHRNHTFHQYCIELDDRDELASELKNNGIASAIYYPIPLHLQKAFHYLHYKEGDFPIAEKTAKRILALPISPTLSVQKQDYIISTIKKFMKNNG, encoded by the coding sequence ATGCCAAACAACGAGTTTAGTCAGATACCAATGGTTGATTTAAAAGAAGAATTGAGATTAATAAGGTCCCCAATACTAGAGACATTAACCGAGGTCTTAGATAGTGGAGAATATATATTCGGGGAAAAAGGAGAGAAACTAGAAAATCTAGTAGCCCAATATGCAGGGGCTTCCTATGGACTTGGCGTAGCAAACGGGACAGATGCCCTGCAATTATCTCTAAAAGCATTAAACATTGGGCCTGGTGATGAAGTGATCACAACACCATTTACTTTCTTTGCCACCGGAGAAGCAATTGCACAGGTAGGAGCCAAACCTATTTTTGTCGACATAGAAGAAGAAACGTATAACATTGACCCATCCAAAATTGAAGAAGCTCTTACCCAAAATACAAAAGCCATAATCGTCGTACATTTGTATGGTCAAGTTGCTAAAATGAATGAAATAATGAAAATCGCTAAAACAAACAACGTGAGAGTCATAGAAGATGCTTGCCAGGCTATTGGGACAGAATATAACGGGAAGAGAGTTGGAGCAATAGGTGACATTGGATGCTTCTCTTTCTTTCCATCAAAAAATCTTGGGGCATTTGGAGACGCTGGTCTAGTAGTAACCAATCAAAGACTGTTATATGAAAAAGTCAGTAAACTTCGGAATCATGGCAGTGAAAAGAAGTATCACCATTCATCAATCGGTATGAATAGTAGGCTTGATGAAATTCAAGCAGCTATTTTGCTTGTTAAGCTAAATTATTTAGACACTTTTTTAGGTAAAAGAATAGAAATTGCCAAAAGGTATACGGAAAACTTCATCAATCTCTTAAAAGCTCCACCAATCTCAGAACATCGAAACCATACTTTTCATCAGTACTGTATTGAATTGGACGACAGGGATGAACTCGCTTCTGAACTAAAAAATAACGGTATTGCTTCAGCGATTTATTATCCCATTCCCCTCCACTTGCAGAAGGCCTTCCATTATCTTCATTATAAAGAAGGCGATTTCCCGATTGCAGAGAAGACAGCCAAAAGAATATTGGCACTTCCTATTTCCCCTACGCTATCTGTTCAAAAACAAGACTATATTATTTCAACAATAAAAAAGTTTATGAAGAACAATGGATAA
- a CDS encoding nucleotide sugar dehydrogenase, whose amino-acid sequence MIIDQSHSLPNVAVVGLGKIGLTLAAVFANNGFNVFGSDINKDVITLINQGKSHIKNEPGLDQLVLNAHKNKTLSATTANSKAAAQSNIIIVIVPVLVDEQNNVDYQFIDRAVQDIAKGVKKGSLIIFETTLPPGDTKNRFGKKIEEISGLSLGDDFYLAYSPERVYSNRIIQDLQTYPKVVGGINKKSLELASNFYKKALNCKLIEVSSLETAEFSKVAECVYRDVNIALANELAQFAEEKGVNMSEVIEASNSQPYSHLHSPGIGVGGHCIPIYPYFFINKGLNRGLTPLSRQINDNMANYAISKVEKGVESLKDKNILILGLSYRENVKEPTKSTTLLLIDQLRDKKANLFVNDPLFTDSEIIKYGATPLSLKDKLITEIDVVILQAYHQEYSSIDFNKFNKCKLVLDGRNKLNENEITRLGIKYERIGS is encoded by the coding sequence ATGATAATAGACCAAAGCCATTCATTGCCGAATGTGGCCGTTGTTGGCCTCGGAAAGATAGGACTGACTTTAGCTGCTGTATTTGCCAATAATGGATTTAACGTTTTCGGTTCGGACATAAATAAAGATGTCATTACTTTAATAAATCAAGGTAAATCACATATTAAAAATGAGCCAGGATTAGATCAGTTGGTCTTAAATGCTCATAAAAATAAAACATTATCAGCAACTACTGCAAACTCCAAAGCTGCTGCCCAATCGAATATAATAATTGTGATTGTTCCAGTTCTAGTTGATGAACAAAACAATGTAGATTACCAATTTATTGATCGGGCTGTTCAAGATATAGCCAAGGGAGTTAAAAAAGGCTCGTTAATAATCTTTGAAACAACACTTCCTCCTGGAGACACGAAAAATAGGTTCGGGAAAAAAATAGAAGAAATTTCAGGTTTGAGTTTGGGGGACGACTTCTATCTCGCTTATAGCCCTGAAAGAGTCTACTCTAATCGGATTATTCAAGATTTACAAACCTATCCAAAAGTAGTTGGAGGAATTAATAAGAAAAGTCTTGAACTGGCGTCAAATTTTTATAAAAAGGCTTTGAATTGCAAATTAATTGAAGTAAGCTCTTTAGAAACCGCAGAATTCTCAAAGGTTGCAGAGTGCGTTTACCGTGATGTGAATATCGCTCTTGCTAATGAACTTGCTCAGTTTGCAGAAGAAAAAGGCGTAAATATGTCAGAAGTGATCGAAGCTAGCAATAGTCAACCTTATTCGCATTTACATTCTCCTGGCATTGGTGTTGGAGGACATTGCATCCCCATCTATCCATACTTTTTTATAAATAAAGGATTGAATCGGGGATTGACCCCATTATCCAGGCAAATTAATGATAACATGGCTAATTATGCAATTTCAAAGGTTGAAAAAGGTGTAGAATCTTTGAAGGATAAAAATATCCTTATTTTAGGATTATCCTATAGAGAAAATGTAAAAGAGCCAACGAAATCAACTACCTTATTGCTAATTGATCAACTTAGGGATAAAAAGGCGAATCTCTTTGTAAACGACCCATTGTTTACAGATAGTGAAATTATTAAATATGGAGCTACCCCTTTATCCTTGAAAGATAAACTTATCACTGAAATTGATGTGGTTATCCTTCAAGCCTATCACCAAGAATATAGCAGTATAGACTTTAACAAGTTTAATAAATGTAAACTGGTATTAGACGGACGTAACAAATTAAATGAAAACGAAATAACCCGATTAGGCATTAAGTATGAGCGAATAGGAAGTTAA
- a CDS encoding glycosyltransferase, with amino-acid sequence MMGKNVCFLVSEHPFLDARIFKKEAKSLVNQGYNVAMIVPRKDGYLFDVNGSVFNESFLSPTFIHEGIKVITYEQMYPEKNIKDLHYNLRSGNYTRFTDPLTQLGIAQKADIYHAHEFFSLYSGIGIKRALTSKGKRCKLIYDSHELEPDPLSYQAQNIKKIKKQMLEYMLKELDYIVTVSESIKAWYLSIDPQLRIEVIYNSPPLASKYEPGQSTKSDLIIVYEGVLNQKRGNFNKLLDVLEMCNKTFDLKAKIIGGTKGSKQDCSPCIPPHLEDKVDFTGWVSYDSIPDAMKNVDLGWIDLDAANSLNNSFAMPNKFFSYLNNGVPVLVNQCNDMDKFIQTYKCGYTVKKLQATAQDYFQALLLLHSNRSKIHEMSLNSRKVMESHFSWEHMEKRLFTVYSRLAKDM; translated from the coding sequence ATGATGGGTAAAAACGTCTGTTTTTTAGTATCTGAACATCCTTTTTTAGATGCACGTATTTTCAAAAAAGAAGCCAAAAGTCTCGTGAACCAAGGTTATAATGTAGCGATGATTGTTCCTAGAAAAGATGGTTATCTATTTGACGTGAATGGTAGTGTCTTTAATGAAAGCTTTCTATCTCCAACCTTTATTCATGAGGGAATCAAGGTAATTACGTACGAACAGATGTATCCTGAAAAAAATATCAAGGACCTTCATTACAATCTTCGTTCTGGAAACTATACACGTTTTACTGATCCGTTAACACAATTAGGGATTGCGCAAAAGGCTGATATTTACCATGCCCATGAGTTTTTTTCTCTCTATTCGGGCATTGGAATCAAACGTGCATTAACTTCAAAGGGAAAGCGTTGCAAATTAATCTATGATAGTCATGAATTAGAACCTGATCCCTTAAGCTATCAAGCCCAAAATATAAAAAAAATTAAAAAACAAATGCTCGAATATATGTTAAAAGAGTTAGACTACATAGTAACAGTGTCAGAGTCTATTAAAGCATGGTATCTCTCGATAGATCCTCAACTCCGGATAGAAGTGATTTATAATTCCCCTCCATTAGCGTCCAAATACGAACCAGGACAGAGTACTAAATCGGATCTTATCATTGTGTATGAAGGTGTTTTGAATCAGAAAAGGGGAAATTTCAATAAGCTGCTAGACGTATTGGAAATGTGTAATAAAACATTTGACCTGAAAGCCAAAATTATTGGAGGAACAAAAGGATCAAAACAAGATTGTAGCCCTTGTATTCCCCCCCACTTAGAAGACAAAGTGGACTTTACCGGGTGGGTAAGCTATGACTCCATTCCTGATGCCATGAAGAATGTTGATTTAGGATGGATAGATTTAGACGCTGCTAATTCCCTGAACAACAGCTTTGCTATGCCAAACAAGTTCTTTAGTTACCTAAATAATGGCGTCCCTGTTTTAGTAAATCAATGCAACGATATGGATAAGTTTATTCAAACGTATAAATGTGGATATACCGTCAAAAAATTACAGGCCACTGCTCAGGATTATTTTCAAGCACTACTTCTCCTCCATTCCAATAGAAGTAAAATCCATGAGATGAGTTTAAATTCACGCAAGGTAATGGAATCGCATTTCAGCTGGGAGCACATGGAAAAGAGATTATTCACAGTTTATAGCCGATTAGCCAAAGACATGTGA
- a CDS encoding dTDP-glucose 4,6-dehydratase has product MKRPSLVNSTVLIIGGAGFIGSHLVDKLLTEEAAQIIIVDNLFTGKKENLNHALKKGAVLHVDDAENQEALNYIMEKYDIDIVFNCATKALNYSFINPSNAFLTNVLVLKNLLELQRKKAFQTLCHFSSSEAYGSAQYKPMDEKHPLDPTTTYAAGKASADMMLQSYVRMFDLDAFLVRPFNNYGPRQNFEGSLAGVIPLTIKKILEGDTPEIHGPGQQTRDFIYVEDAVDIISKVFPIISPGECVNITTDQQLSIENVVETIIDVMKYKGKVLRRPIRKADVDSHRGSVKKLQNMVGQYDKTPFKDGIVATVNWVKDNVAKEARK; this is encoded by the coding sequence TTGAAACGACCGTCACTTGTAAATAGCACTGTTTTAATTATTGGAGGGGCAGGTTTTATCGGAAGTCATTTGGTAGATAAACTGCTTACAGAAGAGGCAGCTCAAATTATAATTGTTGATAATCTCTTTACTGGAAAAAAAGAAAATTTAAATCATGCATTAAAAAAAGGTGCAGTGCTTCATGTGGATGATGCTGAGAATCAGGAAGCCCTTAACTATATCATGGAAAAATACGATATCGACATCGTTTTTAACTGCGCCACCAAAGCTTTAAATTATTCTTTTATAAATCCGTCAAATGCTTTCTTGACAAACGTTTTAGTCCTAAAAAATTTGTTGGAACTTCAAAGAAAAAAGGCATTTCAAACATTATGTCATTTTTCCTCCTCAGAAGCATATGGTTCGGCCCAATATAAACCAATGGATGAAAAACATCCCCTTGACCCTACGACAACTTATGCTGCAGGAAAAGCTTCAGCTGATATGATGTTACAGTCCTATGTTAGAATGTTTGATTTGGATGCTTTTCTTGTTCGACCTTTTAATAATTATGGACCTAGGCAAAACTTTGAAGGATCTCTAGCTGGCGTAATTCCTCTTACAATTAAAAAAATATTAGAGGGGGATACTCCCGAGATACATGGTCCTGGTCAACAAACAAGGGATTTTATTTATGTTGAAGATGCTGTTGACATAATATCAAAAGTTTTCCCTATTATTTCGCCTGGTGAGTGTGTAAACATTACTACAGACCAACAATTATCGATCGAAAACGTAGTTGAAACCATAATTGACGTTATGAAATATAAAGGGAAGGTTCTCAGAAGGCCTATTCGAAAAGCTGATGTTGATAGCCATAGAGGATCAGTGAAAAAATTACAAAACATGGTTGGTCAGTATGATAAAACTCCCTTTAAAGATGGGATTGTGGCCACTGTAAATTGGGTGAAAGATAATGTCGCAAAGGAGGCACGGAAGTAA
- a CDS encoding SDR family NAD(P)-dependent oxidoreductase has translation MELNLKGKKVLVTGGSKGIGKAIAEAFIKEGAHVGIVARSNTELLQAKEELGVLTYPKDLGKHDQRVQLMSEFMNDFGAIDVLVNNVGSAHGKGVLNTPSSVFGEAMELNFITAVHLSQLASKLMISKGGGVILNISSLYGKESGGLPSYNASKAALISFTKSFSSEVIKNNVRVIGIAPGAIFHPNKEWKRRLERDPDFLKKYAREKIPAGRLGKTEEIGNVAVFLASDKASWIVGSTISVDGGQSRLNY, from the coding sequence ATGGAATTAAATCTGAAAGGAAAAAAGGTGTTAGTGACTGGAGGATCAAAAGGAATTGGGAAAGCGATAGCTGAAGCTTTCATTAAAGAAGGGGCTCATGTTGGAATTGTAGCTAGAAGTAACACTGAACTTTTACAAGCAAAAGAAGAATTAGGGGTACTGACTTATCCAAAAGACCTTGGGAAGCATGATCAGAGAGTGCAATTGATGAGTGAATTTATGAATGACTTTGGCGCTATTGATGTTCTTGTTAATAATGTGGGATCTGCCCATGGGAAAGGGGTGTTAAATACTCCTTCGAGTGTTTTTGGAGAAGCAATGGAGCTAAACTTCATCACTGCCGTTCATTTAAGTCAGTTAGCCAGTAAACTGATGATAAGTAAAGGGGGAGGAGTAATCTTAAATATTTCCTCGCTCTACGGAAAAGAATCAGGTGGTTTACCTTCTTATAATGCTTCGAAGGCTGCCTTAATTAGTTTTACAAAATCTTTTAGTTCTGAGGTAATAAAAAACAATGTCCGTGTAATTGGAATTGCTCCAGGAGCCATCTTCCATCCAAATAAAGAGTGGAAACGTCGATTAGAACGTGATCCTGACTTTTTGAAAAAATATGCTCGAGAAAAAATCCCGGCGGGGCGACTTGGGAAGACCGAAGAGATTGGAAATGTCGCTGTATTTCTGGCATCTGATAAAGCTTCTTGGATTGTGGGCTCCACTATTAGTGTTGATGGCGGGCAATCTCGATTGAATTATTAA
- a CDS encoding glycosyltransferase, whose translation MQKKICMLVAEHPFLDSRIFKREAKSLKKLGYDVTLIVPRKDGYLFDIDGTPLKDQFLSQTFTHEGITIVTYDYEESRTPLSKVLSPESLWEQGFKNPLTELGVQQDADIYHVHEYLSLFAGIGVKRMLKKSNKEIKLVYDSHELTPDPFDSRNPKELRSNLKEKLMIMLKEVDHIITISHSIKSWFISQNPTLPVEVIYNSPPLAKDYQPKNYNGNSLVACYEGNIDHKRGSKDKIIQISEISLKTIDFQFKVIGGTRYGDSFILPHHLRDKIKLTGWVDYYSIAEHMKNVDVGWIDYEELNQSLNRSYAMPNKFFSFLNNGVPILVNRCHEMEAFIRTHRCGLIIDKKDATAEDYAEALLYLYKNKSLLKEMSLNARKVMEEIYCWGKMEKRLMNVYNQLTNKAEIFYT comes from the coding sequence ATGCAGAAAAAGATATGTATGCTAGTAGCGGAACACCCATTTTTAGATTCGAGGATTTTCAAAAGGGAAGCGAAAAGCCTGAAAAAGCTAGGTTATGATGTAACCCTGATTGTTCCTAGAAAAGATGGTTATCTTTTTGACATAGACGGAACGCCTCTCAAAGATCAATTTTTAAGTCAAACATTTACCCATGAAGGAATTACCATCGTGACGTATGATTATGAAGAAAGTAGAACCCCATTAAGTAAAGTGTTGTCTCCTGAATCCCTTTGGGAACAAGGGTTTAAAAACCCTTTAACTGAACTAGGTGTTCAACAGGATGCAGATATTTATCATGTACATGAATACCTATCCCTTTTTGCTGGAATTGGAGTAAAAAGGATGTTAAAAAAAAGCAATAAAGAAATTAAATTAGTCTATGACAGCCATGAGCTGACTCCAGACCCCTTTGATTCAAGAAATCCCAAAGAATTAAGAAGTAATTTAAAGGAAAAACTCATGATAATGCTTAAAGAAGTTGATCACATAATCACCATTTCCCACTCTATAAAATCATGGTTTATTTCCCAAAATCCTACTTTGCCAGTAGAAGTCATCTATAATTCACCCCCACTAGCTAAGGACTACCAACCGAAAAACTATAACGGTAATAGCTTGGTTGCATGTTATGAAGGAAACATCGACCACAAAAGAGGAAGTAAAGATAAAATTATTCAGATTTCAGAAATCAGCTTAAAAACAATCGATTTTCAATTTAAGGTGATTGGTGGGACACGGTATGGTGATTCTTTTATCCTTCCCCATCATCTACGTGACAAAATTAAATTAACAGGTTGGGTAGATTATTATTCTATTGCTGAACATATGAAAAATGTGGATGTGGGCTGGATTGATTATGAAGAATTAAACCAATCACTTAACCGTTCCTATGCTATGCCTAATAAATTTTTCAGTTTCTTAAATAATGGGGTTCCTATCTTGGTTAACCGGTGCCATGAGATGGAAGCCTTTATACGAACTCACCGATGTGGTCTAATCATTGATAAAAAAGATGCCACAGCAGAGGACTATGCCGAGGCCTTGCTCTACCTCTACAAAAATAAATCCCTTTTAAAAGAAATGAGTTTAAATGCTCGAAAAGTAATGGAAGAAATCTACTGTTGGGGGAAAATGGAAAAAAGATTAATGAATGTCTATAATCAGTTGACCAATAAAGCAGAAATATTTTATACGTAA
- a CDS encoding glycosyltransferase family protein: MKKKVCMLLCYLPFLDARVFECEAKSLVKHGYEVTIIAPRKDSFLFDIDGKPFTNRFREKNFDYQGIKIVTYDSEKRTANPLSDPLYQLGLKEEADFYHAHELNSFFYGKEIKVALRKQNGKNIKLIYDSRQLMPDPFSLNINEETRKKWKGMLLENLEEVDSIITVSDSIKSWYLSIDPLLPVEVIYNSPPLTTNFNVKGDGDYTQRFVVAHEGNVSKETIKKIFSATESCSKIMDILLKLVGGPRHGESISIPNHLQTIVNLSGWVSYHSLPNVMSDVDIGLIDLDSTQSLNNAFAMPSKFFSYLNNGVPVLVSKCSDMEKFVNTYQCGLVLNKVNPAPSDYVKGILYLYRNKPQLKQMSINARKVMEEIYCWEKMEQRLTTVYSSLESNRTQYLLS; this comes from the coding sequence ATGAAAAAAAAGGTCTGTATGCTTTTATGCTACCTTCCCTTTCTAGATGCGCGTGTTTTCGAATGCGAGGCAAAGAGTCTTGTAAAGCATGGATATGAGGTTACAATTATTGCACCTCGAAAAGATAGCTTTTTATTTGATATAGACGGAAAACCATTTACTAATCGTTTTCGTGAAAAAAACTTTGATTACCAAGGAATTAAAATTGTAACTTATGATAGTGAAAAAAGGACAGCAAACCCTTTATCAGATCCCCTTTATCAATTGGGGTTAAAGGAAGAAGCTGATTTTTATCACGCTCATGAATTAAATTCATTCTTTTACGGAAAGGAAATTAAAGTCGCGTTAAGAAAACAAAACGGTAAAAATATTAAATTGATATATGACAGTCGACAGCTTATGCCAGATCCGTTTTCATTAAATATAAATGAGGAAACAAGGAAAAAATGGAAGGGGATGCTTCTTGAAAATTTAGAAGAAGTTGATTCTATCATAACAGTTTCTGATTCTATCAAATCTTGGTACTTATCCATAGATCCCCTACTTCCCGTAGAAGTTATATACAATTCTCCACCACTTACCACCAATTTTAACGTGAAAGGCGACGGAGACTACACCCAAAGATTTGTTGTAGCACATGAAGGAAACGTCTCCAAAGAAACCATCAAAAAAATATTTTCAGCAACTGAATCTTGTAGTAAGATCATGGATATTCTTTTAAAGTTAGTCGGTGGACCGAGACATGGTGAATCGATATCGATACCAAACCATTTACAAACTATTGTTAACCTATCCGGTTGGGTTAGCTATCATTCTCTTCCTAATGTTATGTCAGATGTCGATATTGGATTAATTGATTTAGATTCAACTCAATCACTTAACAATGCTTTTGCTATGCCTAGTAAATTCTTTAGTTATTTAAACAATGGTGTTCCTGTTTTAGTGAGCAAATGCAGTGACATGGAGAAATTTGTGAACACCTATCAATGCGGTCTCGTTCTCAACAAAGTGAATCCTGCTCCCTCGGACTATGTGAAGGGGATACTGTATCTTTATAGGAACAAGCCACAACTAAAACAAATGAGTATAAATGCTCGCAAAGTTATGGAAGAAATTTATTGTTGGGAAAAAATGGAACAAAGGCTGACCACGGTTTATTCTTCATTAGAGTCTAACCGAACCCAATACCTATTGTCATAG
- a CDS encoding glycosyltransferase family 4 protein gives MKVLHIPYGSPMIELCRALRLKGVDATSCHFSENAFKFKSDECLKLNLLTSHDERENKIKRFLQEATQQYDIFHFHFGETFFPDKRDLAILKQAGKKMVVHHHGSDIRLLSVAKSFNNPYIRVKPEWTEEKIYKNVATLSKYIDHAIVQDHELEGYISNLYKHTHVIPHTVDVNQFKAQYPDVKKSSPIIVHAPTLRDLKGTEYILNAVNELKRSGLSFQFKLIEGMTYDETINLLSQSDIVIDQLRIGASGYISSEAMAFGKPVICYIRDDLVSKYPSGLPIVNANPSTITNVLKDLILNPQRRNELSIKGRKYVEMYHHAPIVADRYIEIYKSL, from the coding sequence GTGAAAGTGCTACATATTCCTTATGGTTCTCCTATGATTGAGTTATGTCGCGCATTACGATTAAAAGGCGTTGACGCTACTTCCTGTCACTTTAGTGAAAACGCGTTTAAATTTAAATCTGATGAGTGCTTAAAGCTTAATTTGCTTACAAGTCACGACGAAAGAGAGAACAAAATAAAGCGTTTTTTACAGGAGGCTACACAACAGTATGACATCTTTCACTTTCATTTTGGTGAGACGTTTTTCCCTGATAAAAGGGATCTAGCCATTTTGAAACAGGCTGGAAAGAAAATGGTTGTCCATCATCACGGTTCAGACATTCGACTACTCTCAGTCGCTAAAAGCTTTAACAATCCTTATATCCGAGTAAAACCCGAATGGACCGAAGAAAAAATATATAAAAATGTAGCCACCTTATCAAAATATATCGATCATGCGATTGTCCAAGACCATGAATTAGAAGGATATATTTCAAATTTATATAAGCATACCCATGTTATCCCTCATACAGTTGATGTAAATCAATTCAAAGCCCAATATCCAGATGTCAAAAAGTCTTCCCCAATCATCGTCCACGCCCCTACTTTGCGGGATCTCAAAGGAACAGAATACATTTTAAATGCAGTAAATGAGTTGAAACGCTCGGGATTATCATTTCAATTTAAATTAATTGAAGGAATGACTTATGATGAAACAATAAATCTTCTTTCCCAATCAGATATCGTCATCGACCAGTTGAGAATCGGTGCCAGCGGTTATATTAGCTCAGAGGCCATGGCTTTTGGAAAACCCGTGATTTGCTATATAAGAGATGATTTAGTATCCAAATATCCCTCAGGATTACCCATAGTAAATGCTAATCCATCCACCATAACAAACGTATTAAAAGATCTCATTTTAAATCCGCAAAGGCGGAATGAACTTAGTATAAAAGGAAGAAAGTACGTTGAGATGTATCATCACGCTCCAATAGTGGCAGACCGCTATATTGAAATTTACAAGAGTTTATAA